In the genome of Helicobacter ganmani, the window GCAATCTGTTCCAATTCTTCTTCTGCCAAATTACATTCAGAAGACAAATACCCCACATCTAAGGATTCCACAAATGCTTTTAACCCTAAATCTCCATTAGAAGTATCATAAAATGCGTTACAAAGCAAAGCGACAATTGCTTCTTCGCAGCCCACTTCATAAAGAAAATGCAAAAGTTTCGGATAAGGATTGAAGTTTAAGGGGTGGAGCAAAAAAACTTGAATGGAATCCTCACAATCATCTTGCGATTCCAAAACTTTTAAATCTACTCCTTGTTGCTGCAATACACAAGCAAATTCCTCTACAAATCCGCCCAAAAGTAGAATATTTTTGTCCTTTAATGTGTTTTTTTCTAAGGATTCAATAAAATGCGCCTTTCCATCATTTGCCAAAAAAGATTCTACCAATGCGCTCATTCCGCAACCTTTGTAGTTTCTTTTCTCACCATAATTGTCCAATCCACTTCATTAAATCGCAAAGAATTTAATAATGTATTGCCACTTTGTTTCACTAAATCTGCACTCTTTTGCACATTATCAAAGTCCAATACTTCAAACAAAAAGATTCCTACTTCTCCTTTTTCTAATTCATTGTCCAAAATGGCTTTTAAGCGCGGACAAAAATCATTTTTTAAATGGCGCAAATCAAAACGTTTCATCGGTCAATCTCTCCAAATACAATGTTTGTATTCCCAATAATCGTTACAACATCGGCTAAATAATGTCCGGGCAATAAATCTTGCAACACTCCTGTATGGAAAAAACTAGGGGTGCGCATTTTTACACGATAGGGATAAGGCTCGCCCTCCGAGCGGATAAAGAATCCCAACTCACCCTTTGGCGATTCTGTTGGAACATATACTTCGCCAACAGGAGGGCGCATTCCTTGTGTAACCAAAACAAAATGCTGCATTAAAGAATAATTTTGTGTCATAATTTGTTCTTTTGGAGCAGAAAAATAACGCGTATCCTCACACATTAAAAGCGTATCGGTATCTTGATATTTATCTATCAGTTGATATAAGATTCTAATACTCTGACGCATTTCTTCCATATAGAGTAAATAGCGTCCATAGCTATCATTACTCTCTCCCACAGGCACATCAAACTCTAACTCATTATAAAGTTCATAAGGTTCTTCTTTACGAATGTCCCAAGCAATTCCACTTCCACGCAACAAAACCCCACTTAATCCCCAGCTTTTTGCCATTTCAGGGCTTACAATACCCACATTTTCTAAACGCATACGCCAAATTCTATTTTCGCTTAAGATTCCCTCATAAAGCTTAATTTGGCTTGGCAACAGCTCCAAATAAGCCTTTAACTTTTCAATCCAACCTTGTGGCAAATCCAATGGCACTCCGCCAATTCTAACACTAGAATGCGTTAATCTTGCACCACAATAATCCTCAATCAAATCAATACCAAATTCACGCTCTCTAAAGCAATAGAGGAAAATACTCATTGCCCCCACATCTAGTGCGTGTGTTGCAAGCCAAAAGAGATGAGAAATAATGCGATTGAGTTCCAAAAGCATTGTGCGAATCACTTTTGCTCGTCTAGGCACTTCTACACCCAATAATTTTTCTACGCTTAATGCAAAAGCATAGTTGTTGGAGCTTGCAGCAATATAATCCATTCTATCTGTCGTGGGCAAAAACTCATTATAAATCATATTTTCTGCCATTTTTTCCATTCCACGGTGCAAATATCCCACATCAGGAGTTGCCTTGATTACTTTTTCGCCTTCTAATTCCAAAATCAAACGCAACTGCCCGTGCGCACTTGGGTGTTGAGGACCAAAATTGATTACCATTGTATTATCACTTATGCGGTCAAAAGCAATATTTTCATAAAATGGCATTAATTTATTGGGTTGCTGCATCTTACTTCCTCTCTTTAAGTTCTTTGGAATTTTCCGGCTTTAGTTTGGTTACAAACAACACACCTTCCTCCTCTTGATAGGCAATGGGCTGGGGCTTCTCTGCTCCTTTTTCTATTTTTTGTCCATATTCCACTTCATAACCCAAATGAGAGAATCGCGTAGAATCATAGCGGTCAATCCTTGCGGAATCTCTTTGTTCTACACCAATGACTTCGCGATTCTCTTTACCAAAGATTGTATCCACTTCATACCATTGCGCTGCTTCATCTCCTTGCAAAGGATAGCTTTTAAGCAAAGGGTGTCCCACCCAATCATCAGGCATTAAAATACGTTTAGGATAAGGGTGTCCTAAAGGTAGAATCCCAATCATATCATACATTTCACGCTCACTCCAATCCGCACTACGAAATAATTCCGTTACAGATTCTATTTTTTCGCCTTTTCTTAAAAAAATCTTTACCCGCAAACGTTTCGCACGGCTTAAAGAGAGCATTTGATAAAAGATTTCAAAGCCTCCTTTTTGTTCTAAATAATCTATTGCGCTAAGCTCACTCAAGACATCATAACCGATTGTTTTTAAAGTTGCTAATGTGCTATAAATAGAATCCTTTTCTACCCATATTACCAATGTTCCACGCTCAAGATAAGATTCTATGATTTTAACTTGTTTGCCCAACATCTCTACATCTGCGCAATACACAGCGTCATTGGTTATAGGTTCTCTTGGGATTCTTGGGGAAACATAAAATCTATCTTTGTAATAAACTTCTTTTTGTGCATTATTTTTGGGTTTATATTTTCTCATACTATTCCTTTATACCAAACGCTTAGGAGGCTGCACACGATTAGATTTTTGCTTGCGGATTTTTTGCTGAAGCACCATAAGGGCATATTGCAAAGTTTCTGGACGCGGAGAGCAACCCGGCAAATAAATATCCACAGGAATAATCCTATCCACGCCTTGCACAGTGGCATAAGTATTAAACATTCCACCGGTGTTTGCACAACTTCCCATAGAAATCACCCATTTAGGTTCTGGCATTTGGTCATACAAACGTCTCACAAATTGTGCGTGCTTTTTGGTAACAGTGCCCGCAATAATCATCACATCACTTTGTCTAGGACTTGCCCTAAAAATTGTCCCAAATCTATCAAAATCATAACGACTAGCACCTGTTGCCATCATTTCAATCGCACAACAAGCCAATCCATAAGTCATCGCCCAAAGCGAATTACTACGCCCCCAATTCAACAATTTATCTACGCTCGTTAGCGCAATAGGCAAACCCCCGCCTTTAAGATAATCTACTTCATGCTCTGCCATTTCAAAGCTCCTTTTCTCCAAGCATAAACAAATCCAATCACAAGCAACAAAACAAATAAAACCATTTCAATAAAGCCAAAAGCACCAAGCACCTTAAAATCCACAGCCCAAGGAAACATAAAAATAATCTCCACATCAAAAAGAATAAACAACAATGCCATAATATAAAATTGCGATGAAATTCTATTGGGCTGCTTAGTGGGTGCTAAACCACATTCATAGGGGGCTAGTTTTAGCTTTTGCGTGTTTTTATTTGCCAATTTTCTCCCCACGAATCGCGAAAGAAAAGTTGTCATTAAAAACGCACCAAAAGTAAAAACAAAAATAACGAATACACCAAAATATGGATGAGAAATATCTAAATGCGACACTTGCAAACCTTTAAGTTATAAAACTTTCTTGCGTATCTTAGCGTAATTCTCTTAAATTTTAAAAGAAAATCACAAAATAAGGCACAAAGATTGACTTTAATTTCATATTAAGAACATCATTCTAAAAAGAATCACTACCTTAAAAACTTTATAAAAAGTCAAATTTTCTATTACTTTTTAAAATATTCTATCTCTCTTTTCTTGGAAGTTTAAATGATACAAAAAGAAACATTTTTGAAAAAATTTTGCTTATAATTTCGTTTTATAGTAAATAAATTTCCTTTCTATAAATAATTCTAAGAAAAATTACACACTATGCAATGGGATTTTACAATAAAGTAGAGGATTTCTTTAGTTCAATGCCAACTTTTGGCTTTAGAGTGATTTTATTTTCTTCTAATAAAATACTCAAGGTATGCTTAAAAGCCTTTTTGCTCATTGCGCACACAGATTGAATCTCACTTGGCTTGCTATCATAATGTAGATTCAACTTTCCACCTTTTTGGCGCAGAATCTCTAAGACTTTTCCGCTTTCTTGCGATGTTGAATTTTTTTTCTTAGGGTGTTTTAAAGTTAAATCACATTTGCCATTGGAATAAATACGTTTAATATATCCTTCGCCCTCATTAAAAAGGGGGAATTCTCCAAATATTTCATTTTGATAAATCAATCCCAAATTCACCCCATTCACCACACATTCATAACCCAAAGGAGTGA includes:
- a CDS encoding NAD(P)H-quinone oxidoreductase subunit 3 translates to MSHLDISHPYFGVFVIFVFTFGAFLMTTFLSRFVGRKLANKNTQKLKLAPYECGLAPTKQPNRISSQFYIMALLFILFDVEIIFMFPWAVDFKVLGAFGFIEMVLFVLLLVIGFVYAWRKGALKWQSMK
- a CDS encoding NADH-ubiquinone oxidoreductase subunit E family protein, yielding MKRFDLRHLKNDFCPRLKAILDNELEKGEVGIFLFEVLDFDNVQKSADLVKQSGNTLLNSLRFNEVDWTIMVRKETTKVAE
- a CDS encoding NADH-quinone oxidoreductase subunit C, producing MRKYKPKNNAQKEVYYKDRFYVSPRIPREPITNDAVYCADVEMLGKQVKIIESYLERGTLVIWVEKDSIYSTLATLKTIGYDVLSELSAIDYLEQKGGFEIFYQMLSLSRAKRLRVKIFLRKGEKIESVTELFRSADWSEREMYDMIGILPLGHPYPKRILMPDDWVGHPLLKSYPLQGDEAAQWYEVDTIFGKENREVIGVEQRDSARIDRYDSTRFSHLGYEVEYGQKIEKGAEKPQPIAYQEEEGVLFVTKLKPENSKELKERK
- the nuoD gene encoding NADH dehydrogenase (quinone) subunit D; this translates as MQQPNKLMPFYENIAFDRISDNTMVINFGPQHPSAHGQLRLILELEGEKVIKATPDVGYLHRGMEKMAENMIYNEFLPTTDRMDYIAASSNNYAFALSVEKLLGVEVPRRAKVIRTMLLELNRIISHLFWLATHALDVGAMSIFLYCFREREFGIDLIEDYCGARLTHSSVRIGGVPLDLPQGWIEKLKAYLELLPSQIKLYEGILSENRIWRMRLENVGIVSPEMAKSWGLSGVLLRGSGIAWDIRKEEPYELYNELEFDVPVGESNDSYGRYLLYMEEMRQSIRILYQLIDKYQDTDTLLMCEDTRYFSAPKEQIMTQNYSLMQHFVLVTQGMRPPVGEVYVPTESPKGELGFFIRSEGEPYPYRVKMRTPSFFHTGVLQDLLPGHYLADVVTIIGNTNIVFGEIDR
- a CDS encoding NuoB/complex I 20 kDa subunit family protein, with amino-acid sequence MAEHEVDYLKGGGLPIALTSVDKLLNWGRSNSLWAMTYGLACCAIEMMATGASRYDFDRFGTIFRASPRQSDVMIIAGTVTKKHAQFVRRLYDQMPEPKWVISMGSCANTGGMFNTYATVQGVDRIIPVDIYLPGCSPRPETLQYALMVLQQKIRKQKSNRVQPPKRLV